A stretch of Bradyrhizobium sp. CCBAU 53338 DNA encodes these proteins:
- a CDS encoding ATP12 family chaperone protein, which produces MRELFEEAARQPPPDPRESARASARMPLRKRFYREAGVTEAEGGFTITLDGKPIRTPSARPVVIPSRGLADAVAAEWAAQGEAIDPVTMPLTRIANSVVEGVVDRVELVTDDLAKYFETDLLFYRAGHPDGLVAREAAHWDPVLFWAAETLGAHFILSEGITHVKQPDEALRAARSALPGDPWSVAALHMVTTLTGSALLALALAHGARDADQVWAAAHVDEDWNIDQWGVDEEAAVRRAARLRDFEAAVAVLTAVNPLGA; this is translated from the coding sequence ATGCGCGAATTGTTCGAAGAAGCCGCCAGGCAACCACCGCCGGACCCCCGGGAATCGGCGCGCGCTTCGGCACGGATGCCGCTGCGCAAGCGCTTCTACAGGGAGGCCGGCGTCACCGAGGCCGAGGGCGGCTTTACCATCACGCTCGACGGCAAGCCGATCCGCACGCCCTCTGCACGCCCGGTGGTGATCCCCTCGCGCGGGCTTGCCGATGCCGTGGCCGCGGAATGGGCCGCCCAGGGCGAGGCGATCGATCCTGTCACCATGCCGCTGACGCGGATCGCCAACAGCGTGGTCGAGGGCGTGGTCGACCGCGTCGAACTCGTCACGGACGACCTTGCAAAATACTTCGAGACGGACCTGCTGTTTTATCGCGCCGGTCATCCCGATGGGCTGGTCGCTCGCGAGGCCGCCCATTGGGACCCAGTGCTGTTTTGGGCCGCCGAGACGCTGGGGGCGCATTTCATCCTCTCCGAGGGCATCACGCATGTGAAGCAGCCCGACGAGGCGCTCCGGGCGGCCCGCAGCGCGCTGCCGGGAGATCCCTGGTCGGTGGCTGCCCTCCACATGGTGACGACCCTGACCGGCTCGGCGTTGCTGGCGCTGGCGCTCGCCCATGGCGCGCGTGACGCCGATCAGGTCTGGGCCGCCGCCCACGTCGATGAGGACTGGAACATCGACCAATGGGGCGTGGACGAGGAGGCGGCCGTCCGTCGCGCCGCGCGCCTCAGGGATTTCGAGGCCGCCGTGGCGGTCCTTACGGCCGTGAACCCGCTCGGGGCCTAA
- a CDS encoding DUF2442 domain-containing protein, whose amino-acid sequence MAKKKPSRAKLQATASAKAEVVAKASYERKRVTTEVIPPDVTRARTSAWLDLVSPLTEWAGLKGDELRLKRAQLRLQQEDVLGEIVRRAQTRIKGSTAELKPIQNKFLVPFLEKASLEDEESSLIDLWAGLLASAAEGGSSQHIHFVSIISQLSPAQGSLFAKLIHTKSEERLGLAMDYIKNLEFHAVRDALTKRLEPILASLPTAFDPIESKIAEYLDCLGVAVVYGDLGIASPDNFVEIDFPNGEIYSDAIDVDFSILEAVGLIRRVETTFVAKEIYSISLVYYHLASMGFHFAKACGLVRLLGEVSSIEFDGDDMMVHFDDGRSLRVSLTLFPVLLDASSLERENFHITAVSIEWEKLEEEILIEDLLEAAQGK is encoded by the coding sequence ATGGCAAAGAAGAAACCAAGTAGAGCGAAACTGCAGGCGACGGCGAGTGCTAAGGCAGAAGTCGTTGCCAAAGCATCCTACGAGCGAAAGCGCGTGACCACGGAGGTGATTCCTCCAGATGTGACACGAGCGAGAACAAGCGCGTGGCTCGACTTGGTTTCTCCCCTTACTGAATGGGCCGGATTGAAGGGGGATGAACTTAGACTCAAGCGAGCACAGTTGCGCCTTCAGCAAGAAGACGTGTTGGGCGAAATTGTTCGGAGAGCTCAAACGCGCATAAAAGGGTCTACGGCGGAGCTTAAGCCAATTCAGAACAAGTTTCTCGTCCCATTTCTTGAGAAAGCGTCGCTAGAAGATGAGGAAAGCTCCCTAATTGATCTTTGGGCAGGTTTGTTGGCCTCTGCGGCTGAAGGTGGAAGTTCCCAGCATATTCATTTCGTCAGCATCATTTCCCAGTTGTCGCCAGCGCAAGGTAGTCTGTTCGCCAAGCTGATTCATACCAAGTCGGAAGAAAGACTTGGGCTTGCGATGGATTACATCAAGAACCTAGAATTTCACGCGGTTCGCGACGCGCTGACAAAGAGGCTTGAGCCAATACTAGCATCGCTTCCAACGGCGTTTGACCCAATCGAGTCCAAGATTGCGGAATATCTGGATTGCTTGGGCGTGGCGGTTGTGTACGGCGATCTGGGAATAGCTAGCCCGGATAATTTTGTCGAGATCGATTTTCCAAATGGAGAGATCTATTCCGACGCTATTGACGTCGATTTCTCAATTCTCGAAGCCGTTGGGTTGATCCGAAGAGTGGAAACAACCTTCGTTGCTAAGGAGATCTATTCAATATCGTTGGTCTATTATCACCTAGCAAGCATGGGGTTCCATTTCGCTAAAGCTTGTGGCTTAGTCCGGCTCCTCGGGGAGGTAAGCTCGATCGAATTCGATGGCGACGATATGATGGTCCATTTCGACGATGGGCGGTCGCTTAGGGTGAGCCTAACGTTGTTTCCCGTGCTTCTCGACGCTTCTTCATTGGAAAGAGAAAATTTTCATATCACTGCGGTTTCGATTGAATGGGAAAAACTGGAAGAAGAAATCCTCATTGAGGATCTTTTAGAAGCTGCCCAGGGCAAATGA
- a CDS encoding acyl-CoA carboxylase subunit beta, with product MKHILDALEDRRAGAKLGGGEKRIEAQHARGKLTARERIELLLDKGSFEEFDMFVEHRSTEFGMEKNKVPGDGVVTGWGTVNGRKTFVFAKDFTVFGGSLSETHALKITKLQDMAMKARAPIIGLYDAGGARIQEGVAALAGYSYVFRRNVLASGVIPQISVIMGPCAGGDVYSPAMTDFIFMVKNTSYMFVTGPDVVKTVTNEVVTAEELGGASVHATRSSIADGAFENDVETLLQMRRLIDFLPSNNTDGVPEWPSFDDIGRVDMSLDTLIPDNPNKPYDMKELILKVVDEGDFFEIAESFAKNIVTGFGRIAGRTVGFVANQPMVLAGVLDSDASRKAARFVRFCDAFNIPIVTFVDVPGFLPGTAQEYGGLIKHGAKLLFAYSQCTVPLVTIITRKAYGGAFDVMASKEIGADMNYAWPTAQIAVMGAKGAVEIIFRSDIGDPDKIAARTKEYEDRFLSPFIAAERGYIDDVIMPHSTRKRIARALAMLKDKKVEAPAKKHDNLPL from the coding sequence ATGAAACATATCCTGGACGCCCTTGAAGACCGTCGCGCCGGCGCAAAGCTCGGCGGCGGGGAGAAGCGCATCGAGGCGCAGCACGCCCGCGGCAAGCTGACCGCGCGTGAGCGCATCGAGCTCTTGCTCGACAAGGGATCGTTCGAGGAGTTCGACATGTTCGTCGAGCACCGCTCCACCGAGTTCGGCATGGAGAAAAACAAGGTGCCCGGCGACGGCGTCGTCACCGGCTGGGGCACCGTCAATGGTCGCAAGACCTTCGTGTTCGCTAAAGACTTCACCGTGTTCGGCGGCTCGCTGTCGGAAACACATGCGCTGAAGATCACCAAGCTCCAGGACATGGCGATGAAGGCGCGCGCGCCCATCATCGGCCTCTATGACGCGGGCGGCGCCCGCATTCAGGAGGGCGTCGCCGCGCTCGCCGGCTATTCCTACGTGTTCCGCCGCAACGTGCTCGCCTCGGGCGTGATCCCGCAGATCTCCGTCATCATGGGCCCCTGCGCCGGCGGCGATGTCTATTCGCCTGCCATGACCGACTTCATCTTCATGGTGAAGAACACCAGCTACATGTTCGTCACCGGTCCCGACGTGGTGAAGACCGTGACCAACGAGGTCGTCACCGCCGAAGAGCTCGGCGGCGCCTCGGTGCACGCCACGCGTTCGTCGATTGCGGACGGCGCCTTCGAGAACGACGTCGAGACGCTTCTGCAGATGCGTCGCCTGATCGACTTCCTGCCGTCCAACAACACCGACGGCGTGCCGGAATGGCCGAGCTTCGACGACATTGGCCGCGTCGACATGTCGCTCGACACGCTGATTCCCGACAATCCGAACAAGCCCTACGACATGAAGGAATTGATCCTGAAGGTCGTCGACGAGGGCGACTTCTTCGAGATCGCGGAGAGCTTCGCCAAGAACATCGTCACCGGCTTTGGCCGCATCGCGGGCCGCACCGTCGGCTTCGTCGCCAACCAGCCGATGGTGCTGGCCGGCGTGCTCGACAGCGATGCATCACGCAAGGCCGCGCGCTTTGTCCGGTTTTGCGACGCATTCAACATTCCGATCGTGACCTTCGTCGACGTGCCGGGCTTCCTGCCGGGCACCGCGCAGGAATATGGCGGCCTGATCAAGCACGGCGCGAAGCTCCTGTTCGCGTACTCGCAGTGCACCGTGCCGCTGGTGACGATCATCACCCGCAAGGCCTATGGCGGCGCCTTTGACGTCATGGCCTCCAAGGAAATCGGCGCCGACATGAACTACGCCTGGCCGACCGCCCAGATCGCTGTCATGGGTGCCAAGGGCGCGGTCGAGATCATCTTTCGCAGTGACATCGGCGACCCCGACAAGATCGCTGCGCGCACCAAGGAATACGAAGACCGCTTCCTGTCACCCTTCATCGCCGCCGAGCGCGGCTACATCGACGACGTCATCATGCCGCACTCGACCCGCAAGCGGATCGCACGCGCGCTGGCGATGCTGAAGGACAAGAAGGTCGAAGCGCCGGCGAAGAAGCACGACAATTTGCCGTTGTAG
- a CDS encoding RluA family pseudouridine synthase yields the protein MSRRIKRTNQEPRSRDERKDSRPFKARSTKKAGPRPAAKPGSKPPRFAAERTERRPPKAEAERAVPAKPVEALLPTKVQTVTVTADENNMRVDRFLEARFPGLSFSHIQRVVRKGELRVDGKRVDSKDRLEEGQSVRIPPLKLDAPKVVGELSEAAQKTLKALKEMTIYEDDDVLVLNKPAGLAVQGGSGMTRHIDQMLEVMRDSKGQKPRLVHRIDRETSGCLLIAKTRFAASHLTGAFRSRSARKVYWALVPGLPKPKQGRISTFLAKEESEDDTIMRIAQHGDEGASHAVTYYAVVETAGNKLTWVSLKPVTGRTHQLRAHMAHIGHPIVGDPKYFNIENWQLPGGLQNRLHLLARRIVIPHPRGGVIDATAPLPPHMQQSWNLLGLDASRFDPIENAPEE from the coding sequence ATGAGCCGCCGCATCAAAAGAACCAATCAAGAGCCCCGTTCGCGCGACGAGCGCAAGGATTCGCGTCCATTCAAGGCGCGTAGCACGAAGAAGGCGGGGCCTCGTCCGGCGGCCAAGCCGGGCAGCAAGCCGCCGCGCTTTGCGGCTGAGCGCACTGAACGGCGTCCGCCCAAGGCGGAAGCGGAGAGGGCCGTGCCGGCAAAGCCGGTTGAGGCGCTGCTGCCGACCAAGGTGCAGACCGTCACCGTGACGGCGGACGAGAACAACATGCGCGTTGATCGTTTCCTCGAAGCGCGCTTTCCCGGCCTGTCGTTCTCCCATATCCAGCGCGTCGTCCGCAAAGGCGAGCTGCGCGTCGACGGCAAGCGCGTCGACAGCAAGGACCGGCTGGAGGAGGGACAGAGCGTCCGCATTCCGCCGCTGAAGCTCGACGCACCAAAGGTTGTCGGCGAGCTTTCGGAGGCCGCGCAGAAGACGCTGAAGGCATTGAAGGAGATGACCATCTACGAGGACGACGACGTCCTCGTGCTGAACAAGCCCGCCGGCCTTGCCGTGCAGGGCGGCTCGGGCATGACCCGCCACATCGACCAGATGCTGGAGGTGATGCGCGATTCCAAGGGGCAGAAGCCGCGCCTCGTGCATCGCATCGATCGCGAGACGTCAGGCTGTCTGCTGATCGCCAAGACGCGCTTTGCTGCCTCGCATCTGACCGGCGCGTTCCGCTCGCGCTCGGCGCGGAAGGTGTATTGGGCGCTGGTGCCAGGTCTGCCGAAGCCGAAGCAGGGGCGCATCTCGACCTTCCTTGCAAAGGAAGAGAGCGAGGACGACACCATCATGCGCATCGCCCAGCACGGCGACGAGGGCGCCAGCCACGCGGTGACCTATTACGCGGTGGTCGAGACCGCCGGCAACAAGCTGACCTGGGTATCGCTGAAGCCGGTGACCGGCCGCACCCATCAGCTGCGCGCCCACATGGCGCATATCGGCCATCCCATCGTCGGCGATCCCAAATATTTCAACATCGAGAACTGGCAGCTGCCGGGCGGCCTGCAAAACCGGCTGCATCTGCTCGCGCGCCGCATCGTCATCCCGCATCCGCGCGGCGGCGTGATCGACGCCACCGCGCCGCTGCCGCCGCATATGCAGCAGTCGTGGAATCTGCTCGGGCTGGACGCGAGCCGGTTCGATCCGATCGAGAACGCGCCGGAGGAGTAG
- a CDS encoding glutathione S-transferase family protein: protein MPDLTLFTYDWVPPPPRGYVRDLRVRWALEEAGLPYRVASTPFDDRGPAHLAHQPFGQAPWLTDGDLSIFETGAILLHLGGLSAKLMPSDRRGRSDVTEWVFGALNSVEMASLPWTMLKFMGEPGSKFFDNFIELRLKRMEAVLADREWLAGSFSVADILMADVLRIVERFDGLAGSPACRAYVARATARPAFAKARDDQMAHFAAADATRSV, encoded by the coding sequence ATGCCCGACCTCACCTTGTTCACCTACGACTGGGTTCCGCCGCCACCGCGCGGTTATGTCCGCGACCTCAGGGTGCGCTGGGCGCTAGAAGAGGCCGGCTTGCCCTATCGCGTCGCCAGCACGCCATTCGACGACCGTGGCCCAGCGCATCTGGCGCACCAGCCGTTCGGCCAGGCGCCATGGCTGACCGACGGCGATCTCTCGATTTTCGAGACCGGCGCGATCCTGCTGCATCTCGGCGGGCTCAGCGCCAAGCTGATGCCGTCTGATCGGCGCGGCCGCAGTGACGTGACGGAATGGGTATTCGGTGCGCTCAATTCGGTGGAGATGGCAAGCCTTCCCTGGACGATGCTGAAATTCATGGGCGAGCCGGGATCGAAGTTCTTCGACAACTTCATCGAGCTTCGCCTCAAGCGCATGGAAGCGGTGCTGGCCGACCGCGAATGGCTTGCGGGCTCCTTCTCCGTCGCCGACATCCTAATGGCGGACGTGCTGCGCATCGTCGAACGTTTCGACGGGCTCGCCGGGAGCCCTGCCTGCCGCGCCTACGTCGCGCGCGCCACGGCGAGGCCTGCGTTCGCAAAAGCGCGGGACGACCAGATGGCGCATTTCGCTGCGGCGGACGCGACGCGCTCGGTGTGA
- a CDS encoding twin-arginine translocation signal domain-containing protein: MERRNFLKLAFGVAAGAAAFTAAAQAAPLAPQVLGNGGTPSANPDAHPAVTSSEEAAQLKPEQVHWHGHGHGHWHRRHWGWRHRHWGWHRRWHHHRHWRRW; encoded by the coding sequence ATGGAGCGCCGGAACTTTTTGAAACTTGCCTTCGGTGTCGCGGCGGGAGCGGCCGCGTTCACCGCCGCCGCACAGGCTGCGCCGCTGGCGCCGCAGGTGCTCGGGAATGGCGGCACGCCATCGGCCAATCCGGATGCTCATCCCGCCGTCACCAGCAGTGAGGAGGCCGCCCAGCTCAAGCCCGAGCAGGTGCATTGGCACGGTCACGGTCACGGCCACTGGCACCGCCGTCACTGGGGCTGGCGCCATCGCCATTGGGGCTGGCATCGTCGCTGGCACCATCATCGGCATTGGCGCCGCTGGTAA
- a CDS encoding helix-turn-helix transcriptional regulator: MKSGPDIAMVASLVGDPARANMLTALMNGRALTASELAQEAGITPQTASSHLAKLEAGGLVEPEKQGRHRYYRLTDDDVAGVLEGLAGLAARTGHMRVRTGPKDPALRRARICYDHLAGDLGVQMLDSLRMRNLVRQKKQDIELTADGERFLAKHLQISPDMLSHPRRPVCKACLDWSERRHHLAGTLGAAMMQRFAELKWAARDATPGSRVVNFTRTGEKQFAALFGNGKD; the protein is encoded by the coding sequence ATGAAATCAGGACCCGACATCGCCATGGTCGCCTCGCTGGTCGGCGACCCCGCCCGCGCCAACATGCTCACGGCGCTGATGAACGGCCGCGCGCTCACCGCGAGCGAGCTGGCGCAGGAGGCGGGCATCACGCCGCAGACCGCGAGCTCGCATCTGGCGAAACTCGAGGCCGGCGGGCTGGTCGAGCCGGAGAAGCAGGGTCGTCACCGTTACTACCGCCTCACCGACGACGACGTCGCCGGCGTGCTCGAAGGCCTTGCCGGACTTGCCGCGCGCACCGGCCACATGCGCGTGCGCACCGGGCCGAAGGACCCGGCACTGCGGCGCGCGCGGATCTGCTACGACCATCTCGCCGGCGATCTCGGCGTGCAGATGCTCGACAGCCTGCGGATGCGAAACCTGGTCAGGCAGAAGAAGCAGGACATCGAGCTGACCGCGGACGGCGAGCGCTTCCTCGCCAAGCATCTGCAGATCTCGCCTGACATGCTCAGCCATCCGCGCCGGCCAGTCTGCAAGGCCTGCCTCGACTGGAGCGAGCGGCGCCATCATCTCGCCGGCACGCTTGGCGCCGCGATGATGCAGCGTTTCGCCGAGCTGAAATGGGCCGCGCGCGACGCCACCCCCGGCAGCCGCGTGGTGAACTTTACGCGCACCGGCGAGAAGCAGTTTGCGGCCCTGTTCGGGAACGGCAAGGACTGA
- a CDS encoding oxaloacetate decarboxylase, with product MHVTTADKRATFRKMHESGCFILPNPVDVGSAKALQHLGFKAIASSSAGFAWTIGKADNRVTVEDVCQHLAALSSSVDIPVNADFEGGFAVEPDKVADHVERGVRTGVAGLSIEDSTGDKDKPFYEHALAVERIKASRKAIGDSGTLLVGRCEAYLWGVTDLKLVIDRLTAYADAGADCLYAPGLKTREDIAAVVKAVAPKPFNLLIGASGLSLKEAEDLGVRRISVGGSLARAAWGGFMRAAKEMAEKGTFTELASGYPGGELNKMFS from the coding sequence ATGCATGTGACGACCGCTGACAAGCGCGCGACGTTCAGGAAGATGCACGAGAGCGGCTGCTTCATCCTGCCCAATCCGGTCGATGTCGGCAGTGCCAAGGCCTTGCAGCATCTCGGTTTCAAGGCGATTGCGTCTTCGAGTGCGGGCTTCGCCTGGACCATCGGCAAGGCCGACAATCGCGTCACCGTCGAGGATGTCTGTCAGCATCTGGCAGCATTGAGCTCGTCCGTCGACATTCCCGTGAACGCGGATTTCGAGGGCGGTTTTGCGGTCGAGCCTGACAAGGTCGCCGATCACGTCGAGCGCGGCGTGCGCACCGGCGTTGCCGGCCTCTCGATCGAGGATTCCACCGGCGACAAGGACAAGCCGTTCTATGAGCACGCGCTCGCGGTCGAACGCATCAAGGCCTCGCGCAAGGCGATCGGCGACAGCGGCACGCTCTTGGTCGGACGCTGCGAGGCGTATCTCTGGGGCGTCACCGATCTCAAGCTCGTCATCGACCGGCTCACCGCTTACGCCGATGCCGGCGCCGACTGCCTCTACGCGCCGGGCCTGAAGACCCGCGAGGACATCGCCGCGGTGGTGAAGGCCGTCGCACCAAAACCGTTCAATCTGCTGATTGGTGCCTCCGGCCTGTCGTTGAAGGAAGCCGAAGATCTCGGCGTGCGCCGCATCAGCGTCGGCGGCTCGCTCGCGCGCGCCGCCTGGGGCGGCTTCATGCGTGCGGCGAAGGAGATGGCGGAGAAGGGGACGTTCACCGAACTCGCCAGCGGTTACCCCGGCGGCGAGCTCAACAAGATGTTCAGCTAG
- a CDS encoding antibiotic biosynthesis monooxygenase, translating into MIAVIFEVWPKPEHSQTYFDLAADLKPILQTIDGFISVERFESLTEKGKILSLSFWRDEAAVQAWRNTMEHRRTQAKGRAKIFSDYHLRIASVVRDYGMTDREQAPKDSRAVHDAH; encoded by the coding sequence ATGATCGCCGTGATCTTCGAGGTCTGGCCCAAGCCAGAACACAGTCAGACTTACTTCGACCTCGCGGCCGATCTGAAGCCGATCCTGCAAACCATCGACGGCTTCATCTCGGTCGAGCGCTTCGAGAGCCTGACCGAGAAGGGCAAGATCCTGTCGCTGTCGTTCTGGCGCGATGAGGCCGCGGTGCAAGCCTGGCGCAACACGATGGAGCACCGCCGCACCCAGGCCAAGGGCAGGGCGAAGATCTTCTCCGACTATCACCTGCGCATCGCCAGCGTCGTCAGGGACTACGGCATGACCGATCGCGAGCAGGCGCCGAAGGACAGTCGCGCCGTGCACGACGCGCACTAG
- a CDS encoding GCG_CRPN prefix-to-repeats domain-containing protein, with amino-acid sequence MKYLFAALMLASAVVGFSEAASAAGGCGPGWYRGAYGGCRPMRGHVVVAPAPVVVAPPVVVVRPRVCPYGFRWYAGRCRPF; translated from the coding sequence ATGAAATATCTGTTTGCCGCCCTGATGCTCGCCAGCGCGGTCGTCGGCTTCAGCGAGGCGGCCAGCGCCGCCGGTGGTTGCGGCCCGGGCTGGTACCGCGGCGCCTATGGCGGCTGCCGTCCGATGCGCGGTCATGTCGTCGTCGCCCCCGCTCCGGTCGTGGTCGCCCCGCCGGTCGTCGTCGTGCGTCCGCGCGTGTGCCCCTATGGCTTCCGCTGGTACGCCGGCCGCTGCCGTCCGTTCTGA
- a CDS encoding NIPSNAP family protein, producing MSVTVFIRYQLDPFKRAQFEEYSKRWLTIIPKCGGDLIGYFMPHEGTNNIAFALITFESLAAYEAYRARLRQDAEGMANFHFAEDNKFILAEERTFLRKVVV from the coding sequence ATGTCCGTCACCGTCTTCATCCGCTACCAGCTCGATCCCTTCAAGCGCGCCCAGTTCGAGGAGTATTCGAAACGCTGGCTCACCATCATCCCGAAATGCGGCGGCGACCTGATCGGCTATTTCATGCCGCACGAAGGCACCAACAACATCGCCTTCGCGCTGATCACCTTCGAAAGCCTGGCTGCCTACGAGGCCTATCGCGCGCGGCTGCGGCAGGATGCGGAAGGCATGGCGAACTTCCATTTCGCCGAGGACAACAAATTCATCCTCGCCGAAGAGCGCACCTTCCTGCGCAAGGTGGTAGTGTAG
- a CDS encoding EscU/YscU/HrcU family type III secretion system export apparatus switch protein has translation MSDESKLAIALHYEKGSGAPVVVAKGKGTIGAKIVEIAKANDIPIEENEILAGALSKVELGEEIPPDLYKAVAEVLVFVLRLSGRAR, from the coding sequence ATGAGTGACGAATCCAAGCTCGCAATTGCGCTGCATTACGAGAAGGGCAGCGGTGCGCCTGTCGTCGTGGCCAAGGGCAAGGGCACGATCGGCGCCAAGATCGTCGAGATTGCGAAGGCCAACGATATCCCGATCGAGGAGAACGAGATTCTGGCCGGCGCGCTCTCCAAGGTCGAGCTCGGTGAGGAAATCCCGCCTGACCTCTACAAGGCCGTCGCCGAAGTCCTCGTGTTTGTGCTGCGGCTTTCGGGCCGCGCGCGCTAG
- a CDS encoding DUF4260 domain-containing protein, with translation MDERGTEAGAVTGGVRILLRLEGLVLFAGMTALYAAWGGSWTVYLLLFLVPDLSFLAYLSDAKFGALAYNAAHSYMAPVTLMTLGFGLASPLTLSIALIWLAHIGIDRALGYGLKYSAGFGFTHLGRIGRQKDG, from the coding sequence ATGGACGAGAGAGGGACTGAAGCCGGCGCCGTGACCGGCGGCGTCCGGATTCTGCTGCGGCTCGAGGGGCTCGTTCTGTTCGCGGGCATGACGGCGCTCTATGCGGCCTGGGGCGGCTCCTGGACGGTCTATCTACTGCTCTTCCTGGTGCCGGATCTGAGCTTCCTGGCCTATTTGTCGGACGCCAAATTCGGCGCGCTGGCTTACAACGCCGCCCACAGCTACATGGCGCCGGTGACGCTGATGACGCTGGGGTTCGGCCTCGCCTCGCCCCTCACCTTGTCCATCGCCTTGATCTGGCTCGCCCATATCGGCATCGACCGGGCCCTGGGCTATGGCCTGAAATATTCGGCCGGCTTCGGCTTCACCCATCTGGGGCGGATCGGCCGGCAGAAGGACGGCTGA
- a CDS encoding flagellar hook-length control protein FliK, with protein sequence MPTPISSIIPVSAASPVADAATPDLVLQAGSVVDARVVSVLADNLVRIAIANLSMDVMSEVSLTPGQNLELAVSQNDGTIRLAVVNGAGGASADQVTLTPTAASLVDSPSLAPSAIAVRNPLTPAEQVAVTVASAEAVTKQGGQAPLFANLASVVTGSDLPEGLKQAVLDVLAQQTPLTTALDGGDIESAFQKSGLFLEASLAAVATPPSGAVPDLKAALLVLRQTLAATSGTLKPPGPQVAAQSAAVSLPAAAAPRIAVSVPQAAGEAVQSVMPTVDAEVAQSAQLPREAALAAAVLKDMAGGASQATPPRTISAGLAATLLQEVTQNLPRMTGNVPGSNKAVPDSHAFEAAARATTPPPFRGALPSPQAVASPSLAPNAPLAATVHRLLGDTDAAIARQTLLQVASLPDRADAGGHRIDPTVPQWNFEIPFATPQGTAMAQFEISRDGGNDQADPAKRAWRARFTLNVEPSGPVHALITLSGDKTFVRMWAERPATVQQLRAGIGELNQALTKAELKPGDIIVRDGTPPQPAPARAGHFLDRAT encoded by the coding sequence ATGCCGACGCCGATAAGCTCGATCATTCCGGTCAGTGCCGCCAGCCCCGTGGCTGATGCGGCAACGCCCGATCTCGTGCTGCAGGCCGGGAGCGTCGTCGATGCCAGGGTCGTCAGCGTGCTCGCCGACAATCTGGTGCGGATCGCGATCGCCAATCTGTCGATGGACGTGATGTCCGAGGTGTCGCTGACCCCAGGGCAAAATCTCGAGCTTGCGGTCTCGCAAAACGACGGCACGATCAGGCTCGCCGTGGTCAATGGGGCAGGCGGGGCGAGCGCCGATCAGGTGACGTTGACGCCGACGGCGGCGTCGCTGGTCGACAGCCCGTCGCTTGCGCCGTCCGCAATCGCGGTGCGTAACCCCCTGACGCCGGCCGAGCAGGTCGCTGTCACCGTCGCCTCGGCCGAGGCCGTGACCAAGCAGGGCGGCCAGGCGCCTCTATTCGCCAACCTCGCATCGGTCGTCACCGGTAGCGATCTGCCTGAGGGGCTGAAGCAGGCCGTGCTTGATGTGCTGGCACAACAGACGCCGCTCACCACTGCGCTCGACGGCGGCGATATCGAATCCGCCTTCCAGAAGTCCGGACTGTTTCTCGAGGCCTCGCTTGCAGCAGTCGCGACGCCGCCATCAGGTGCGGTGCCCGACCTGAAGGCCGCGCTGCTCGTGTTGCGCCAGACGCTGGCGGCGACGTCAGGCACCCTCAAGCCCCCAGGGCCGCAAGTCGCAGCACAAAGCGCAGCGGTTTCGCTGCCCGCTGCGGCCGCGCCGCGGATCGCAGTTTCGGTCCCGCAAGCGGCAGGCGAGGCCGTGCAGTCAGTAATGCCGACGGTTGACGCAGAGGTTGCTCAATCCGCCCAACTGCCGCGCGAGGCTGCGCTTGCGGCTGCCGTGCTGAAAGACATGGCCGGCGGTGCGTCGCAGGCAACACCGCCGCGGACCATCTCCGCAGGCCTTGCCGCGACCCTGCTGCAAGAGGTCACGCAAAACCTGCCGCGCATGACCGGCAATGTGCCGGGTTCAAATAAAGCAGTGCCTGACAGTCACGCCTTCGAAGCGGCCGCGCGTGCGACCACGCCGCCACCGTTTCGCGGCGCGCTGCCATCGCCGCAGGCCGTCGCCTCGCCATCGCTTGCACCAAACGCACCGCTCGCTGCGACCGTGCATCGCCTGCTCGGCGACACCGATGCCGCGATCGCGCGGCAGACGTTATTGCAGGTGGCCTCGTTGCCCGATCGCGCCGATGCTGGCGGCCATCGCATCGACCCGACCGTGCCGCAGTGGAATTTCGAGATTCCGTTCGCGACCCCGCAGGGCACGGCGATGGCGCAGTTCGAGATCTCGCGCGATGGCGGCAACGATCAGGCCGATCCCGCCAAGCGCGCCTGGCGCGCGCGCTTCACGCTCAATGTCGAGCCGAGCGGACCGGTGCATGCGCTGATCACGCTGAGCGGGGACAAGACCTTCGTGCGGATGTGGGCCGAGCGGCCCGCAACCGTGCAGCAGCTTCGCGCCGGGATCGGTGAGCTCAATCAGGCGCTGACCAAGGCCGAGCTCAAGCCCGGCGACATCATCGTGCGCGACGGCACCCCGCCGCAGCCGGCACCCGCGCGCGCCGGGCATTTCCTGGATCGCGCCACATGA